Proteins found in one Neomonachus schauinslandi chromosome 1, ASM220157v2, whole genome shotgun sequence genomic segment:
- the B3GALT5 gene encoding beta-1,3-galactosyltransferase 5 — translation MAYMKMRLMYISLVVLGALCLYFSIYSLTPFKDEPFVFKKERGNFLQLPDINCRQHPPFLVLLVTSSHEQMFARTVIRNTWGKEKNVNGRLIKTFFLLGATSSKDLSKVVVQESQRHRDIIQKDFMDAYFNLTLKTMMGIEWIHRFCPQAAFVMKTDSDMFVNIYYLTELLLKKNRTTRFFTGFLKLNEFPIRDKHNKWFVSKYEYPWEKYPPFCSGTGYVFSSDVASHVYDVSDSVPFIKLEDVFVGLCLAKLKIRLEELHSEQTFFPNGLAFSTCRFKKIVACHFVKPRNMLSYWQALENSLEEECPAV, via the coding sequence ATGGCTTACATGAAGATGCGCTTGATGTACATTTCCCTGGTGGTCCTGGGAGCCCTCTGTTTGTATTTTAGCATCTACAGCCTGACTCCTTTTAAAGACGAGCCGtttgttttcaagaaagaaagggggaactTCCTTCAGCTTCCAGATATCAACTGCAGGCAGCATCCCCCCTTCCTTGTCCTGCTGGTGACCTCCTCCCACGAACAGATGTTCGCTCGCACGGTCATCCGGAACAcgtgggggaaagaaaagaatgtgaacGGAAGACTCATAAAAACCTTCTTCCTTTTGGGAGCCACATCCAGTAAAGACCTGTCGAAAGTGGTGGTGCAGGAAAGCCAGCGGCATCGCGACATCATCCAGAAGGACTTCATGGACGCCTACTTCAACTTGACCCTGAAGACCATGATGGGTATCGAGTGGATCCACCGCTTCTGTCCTCAGGCGGCTTTCGTGATGAAAACGGACTCGGACATGTTTGTCAACATCTACTACCTGACCGAGCTGCTCCTCAAGAAAAACAGAACCACTCGGTTTTTCACCGGCTTCTTAAAACTGAACGAATTTCCGATTAGGGACAAGCACAACAAGTGGTTTGTCAGTAAATATGAATATCCGTGGGAGAAGTACCCGCCCTTTTGCTCGGGCACTGGCTACGTGTTTTCCAGCGATGTGGCAAGTCATGTGTATGATGTGTCTGACAGCGTCCCGTTCATTAAGCTCGAAGACGTCTTCGTGGGGCTCTGCCTGGCAAAACTGAAAATCAGGCTGGAGGAACTCCACTCCGAGCAGACCTTTTTCCCAAACGGGTTGGCCTTTTCCACGTGTCGTTTTAAGAAGATCGTGGCCTGCCATTTCGTCAAGCCTCGCAACATGCTGAGCTATTGGCAGGCTCTGGAAAATTCTCTGGAAGAGGAGTGTCCAGCTGTCTGA